One segment of Indicator indicator isolate 239-I01 chromosome 23, UM_Iind_1.1, whole genome shotgun sequence DNA contains the following:
- the LOC128974721 gene encoding acrosin-like — MKTFLPLLVLLALCQPALAFWNYCGTCGFRPMASYHGTSRVVGGVSAQPGAWPWIVSIQQAVGAGMGHICGGSLISSQWVLTAAHCFVGTGRTYYVLAGITYFNKPGPEAQLRHVRRILLHRGYDNDTMSNDIALLELDQPVQCGYQVQLACVPDASLHVAELTNCWVSGWGATRARAGDLPLGLQEARVYLIDLNICNSSHWYAGAIHSHNLCAGYPQGRIDTCQGDSGGPLVCQAKNADYFWLVGVTSWGTGCARVRKPGIYTSTQHFYRWILVQMGLYPCLG, encoded by the exons ATGAAGACATTTCTGcccctccttgtcctgctggccctgTGCCAGCCTGCACTCGCCTTCTGGAACTACTGTGG CACCTGCGGGTTCCGGCCCATGGCCTCCTACCATGGGACCTCGCGCGTCGTGGGTGGCGTCAGCGCCCAGCCAGGGGCTTGGCCCTGGATCGTCAGCATCCAGCAAGCCGTGGGAGCAGGAATGGGGCACATCTGTGGAGGGTCCCTGATCAGCTCCCAGTGGGTGCTCACAGCAGCCCACTGCTTCGTGGGGACCGG CCGCACCTACTACGTTTTGGCCGGGATCACCTACTTCAACAAGCCAGGCCCCGAGGCCCAGCTGCGCCACGTCAGGAGGATCCTGCTGCACCGAGGCTATGACAACGACACCATGAGCAACGACATcgccctgctggagctggaccAGCCTGTGCAGTGTGGCTACCAGGTGCAGCTGGCCTGCGTGCCCGACGCCTCGCTGCACGTCGCAGAGCTCACCAACTGCTGGGTCAGCGGCTGGGGGGCCACCAGGGCCAGAG CTGGGGATTTACCACTTGGGCTGCAGGAGGCCAGAGTCTACCTCATCGACCTCAACATCTGCAACAGCAGCCACTGGTATGCAGGAGCCATCCacagccacaacctctgtgCTGGCTACCCCCAGGGTCGCATCGACACCTGCCAG GGTGACAGTGGTGGTCCTCTGGTGTGCCAGGCCAAAAACGCTGACTACTTCTGGCTGGTGGGGGTGACCAGCTGgggaacaggctgtgccagaGTAAGGAAGCCTGGCATCTACACCTCCACCCAGCACTTCTACAGGTGGATTCTGGTCCAGATGGGACTATACCC